Proteins encoded in a region of the Puniceibacterium sp. IMCC21224 genome:
- a CDS encoding helicase-related protein: MAERARIAAILGPTNTGKTHYAIERMLGYRTGMIGLPLRLLAREVYDRIVGIRGPGVVALVTGEERIVPPRAAYWVCTVEAMPEGMGTDFVAIDEIQLCADPERGHVFTDRLLRMRGQHETLFLGSDTMRGPIAGLVPDVEFVRRDRLSQLTYTGSKKISRLAPRTAIVGFSVENVYAIAELLRRQKGGAAVVMGALSPRTRNAQVDLYQNGDVEFLVATDAIGMGLNLDINHVAFSSLTKFDGRRMRPLAPNELAQIAGRAGRGMSNGTFGVTGEASPLIEEVAEAICNHQFTPLQKLNWRNADLSFGSIDALVHSLEVGPNDQRLLKAREADDLQALKTLSQQAEVAARATDPASVRLLWDVCRIPDFRGISHAEHASLLDVIYSYLHQRGGIPNDFMAGQVKRIDRTDGDIDTLSKRLAFIRTWTYVAQRKGWVADEMHWRDATRAVEDRVSDALHDRLTQRFVDRRTSVLLRRLKQKEALLAEVNDKGEVTVEGEFVGKLEGFRFRQDKDATGQEAKTLKTASLQAMAPHFHLRADRFYNAPDTEIDFTEQGGLMWGSQAVGKLAAGDDALKPRVVAFVDDEAGPDVLQKVQRRLQHFIDRKIAALFEPLLNIQHDETLTGLARGFGFRIVEAMGILPRADIAEDVKALDQEARSALRKHGIRFGQYTIFMPLLLKPAPTRLRLVLWSLRQGLDEFPEAPPPGLVTVPNIEDIPSDHYMIAGYRKSGARAIRIDMLERLADLLRAEDSRNGFEAKADMLSITGMTLEQFADLMGGMGYRAEKGERAKVKSVDTVIQGAAPEADTPVMDADSTAPGLVTGEAESPAPADVSGTVAAIEDTGIAPIAEEPADPTQEAAVAETPAEDVPLGQSADATVPEVEKEAFFTFTWGGNRGARERGPRREGARNQRDGAKSGRDSAPREAREGGKGRRNDGPRGKGGKPGGKGGNRPEQENKPKKFEARPPRREKPIDPDNPFAAALMGFKDKT; the protein is encoded by the coding sequence ATGGCCGAACGCGCACGGATCGCGGCCATTCTAGGCCCGACCAACACCGGCAAAACCCACTATGCCATCGAACGGATGCTGGGGTATCGCACCGGCATGATCGGTCTGCCGCTGCGGCTGCTCGCACGCGAAGTCTATGACCGTATTGTGGGGATTCGCGGTCCTGGCGTGGTGGCGCTGGTCACCGGGGAGGAACGGATCGTGCCGCCCCGCGCCGCCTATTGGGTTTGTACCGTCGAAGCGATGCCCGAAGGCATGGGCACCGATTTTGTCGCTATTGACGAGATCCAGCTCTGCGCCGATCCCGAGCGGGGGCATGTTTTTACCGACCGGTTGTTGCGGATGCGTGGTCAGCATGAAACGCTGTTTCTGGGCTCTGATACCATGCGCGGACCTATCGCGGGCCTGGTGCCGGATGTCGAATTCGTGCGCCGAGATCGGTTAAGCCAGCTGACCTATACTGGTTCGAAAAAGATAAGTAGATTGGCGCCACGAACCGCAATAGTCGGATTTTCGGTTGAAAATGTGTATGCTATTGCCGAATTGTTGCGGCGTCAAAAGGGTGGCGCAGCGGTCGTGATGGGGGCGCTTAGCCCACGAACCCGCAATGCGCAGGTTGATCTGTATCAGAACGGCGATGTCGAATTTCTGGTGGCCACTGATGCCATCGGTATGGGCCTCAACCTCGATATCAACCATGTCGCCTTTTCGTCGCTGACTAAATTCGACGGACGCCGAATGCGTCCCCTTGCGCCGAATGAGTTGGCGCAAATCGCCGGTCGGGCCGGGCGCGGCATGAGCAACGGCACCTTTGGTGTGACTGGCGAGGCGTCTCCGTTAATCGAAGAGGTGGCCGAGGCAATCTGCAACCATCAGTTCACGCCGCTGCAAAAACTGAATTGGCGCAACGCTGATCTGAGCTTTGGCAGCATCGACGCACTGGTACACAGTCTCGAGGTTGGGCCTAACGACCAACGCCTGCTCAAGGCGCGCGAGGCCGATGATCTGCAAGCGCTGAAAACCCTGTCGCAACAAGCCGAGGTGGCAGCGCGGGCGACCGACCCGGCGTCGGTTCGATTGTTGTGGGATGTTTGCCGCATCCCGGATTTTCGCGGAATCAGCCACGCGGAACACGCGAGCCTTCTGGACGTTATCTATTCGTATCTTCATCAGCGTGGCGGCATCCCGAATGACTTCATGGCGGGGCAGGTGAAACGGATTGACCGGACAGATGGCGATATTGACACATTGTCGAAACGTCTGGCGTTTATCCGTACTTGGACGTACGTGGCACAACGCAAGGGTTGGGTTGCAGACGAAATGCATTGGCGCGACGCGACTCGCGCTGTAGAAGATAGAGTGTCCGACGCGTTGCATGACCGTTTGACGCAGAGATTTGTTGACCGGCGGACATCCGTATTGTTGCGGCGGTTGAAGCAGAAGGAGGCCCTCTTGGCCGAAGTGAATGACAAGGGTGAGGTGACCGTCGAAGGTGAATTCGTCGGGAAACTCGAAGGCTTCCGGTTCCGCCAGGACAAGGATGCAACCGGGCAGGAGGCAAAGACGCTGAAGACAGCGTCGCTTCAGGCGATGGCACCGCATTTCCATTTGCGGGCGGACCGTTTCTACAACGCACCCGATACCGAGATTGATTTTACCGAACAGGGGGGCCTGATGTGGGGCTCTCAGGCGGTGGGAAAACTGGCAGCGGGGGACGATGCGCTGAAACCGCGCGTCGTGGCCTTTGTCGATGATGAGGCGGGACCGGATGTACTGCAAAAGGTGCAGCGCCGGTTGCAACATTTCATCGACCGCAAAATTGCTGCGCTGTTCGAACCGCTGCTGAACATCCAGCATGACGAGACGCTGACCGGATTGGCGCGCGGTTTTGGTTTTCGCATTGTCGAAGCGATGGGCATTCTGCCCCGCGCTGACATTGCGGAGGACGTCAAGGCTTTGGACCAGGAGGCCCGAAGCGCGCTGCGCAAGCATGGCATCCGGTTTGGCCAGTACACGATCTTTATGCCGTTGCTGCTGAAACCCGCGCCGACCCGTCTGCGTCTGGTGCTGTGGAGCTTGCGTCAGGGGCTGGACGAATTCCCCGAAGCACCGCCGCCCGGTCTGGTCACGGTACCGAATATCGAAGACATCCCCTCCGATCACTACATGATCGCAGGGTACCGAAAATCTGGTGCCCGGGCGATTCGCATCGATATGCTGGAACGTCTGGCCGATCTGCTGCGGGCTGAAGACAGTCGTAACGGATTCGAGGCCAAGGCCGACATGCTGTCGATCACAGGCATGACGCTTGAGCAGTTCGCCGATTTGATGGGGGGCATGGGCTACCGCGCCGAAAAGGGCGAGCGGGCCAAGGTCAAATCGGTCGATACTGTCATCCAAGGTGCTGCGCCTGAAGCAGACACACCGGTGATGGATGCTGACTCCACCGCTCCCGGGCTCGTGACGGGCGAGGCCGAGTCGCCTGCGCCTGCCGATGTGTCTGGGACTGTGGCCGCGATTGAGGATACCGGGATCGCACCGATTGCCGAGGAACCTGCTGACCCGACACAAGAGGCCGCCGTCGCTGAGACCCCTGCCGAAGATGTGCCGCTGGGGCAGTCTGCAGATGCAACAGTGCCCGAGGTCGAGAAGGAAGCTTTCTTTACCTTCACTTGGGGCGGAAATCGTGGGGCCCGCGAACGTGGCCCGAGGCGAGAAGGTGCTCGTAACCAGCGGGATGGCGCAAAGAGTGGCCGCGATTCCGCCCCGCGAGAGGCACGTGAAGGTGGCAAGGGTCGCCGCAACGATGGTCCGCGCGGCAAGGGCGGTAAACCCGGCGGCAAAGGGGGCAATCGTCCCGAGCAAGAGAACAAGCCCAAGAAGTTTGAGGCACGTCCTCCGCGCCGTGAAAAGCCGATCGACCCTGACAATCCCTTTGCCGCAGCGCTCATGGGGTTCAAGGACAAGACCTGA
- a CDS encoding tetratricopeptide repeat protein, which yields MNIKSTVTAFVALVMFSIPAAGFAQTTDKSLTLLQELRDADEAGARRLEKEIRLEWSKSGSAAMDLLLKRGRDALEIQQVDVAIEHFTALTDHAPDFAEGWHGLAMAYFQEERLGLTVDALEHVLALNPQHFGALRGLGAVFESLEKPALAHDAYSRVLDIRPHDADVIEALERLDLQVNGTAL from the coding sequence ATGAATATCAAATCTACCGTGACGGCATTTGTTGCGCTGGTCATGTTTTCCATACCTGCGGCAGGTTTTGCACAGACTACCGACAAGTCGCTGACGCTGCTGCAGGAACTGCGCGACGCGGACGAAGCTGGCGCACGGCGACTGGAAAAAGAGATTCGGCTTGAGTGGTCAAAAAGCGGGTCAGCGGCGATGGATCTGCTGCTAAAGCGTGGTCGCGACGCACTGGAAATCCAGCAAGTCGACGTGGCGATCGAACATTTTACGGCTCTGACGGATCATGCGCCGGATTTCGCCGAAGGCTGGCACGGGCTTGCCATGGCGTATTTCCAAGAGGAACGGTTGGGCCTGACGGTGGATGCGCTGGAGCATGTGCTGGCGCTGAACCCGCAACATTTCGGCGCCTTGCGCGGCTTGGGTGCGGTGTTCGAATCACTGGAAAAGCCTGCGCTTGCCCATGATGCCTATTCCCGTGTACTCGATATTCGACCGCATGATGCGGATGTGATCGAGGCGCTGGAACGGCTCGATCTTCAGGTCAACGGTACCGCGCTGTAA
- a CDS encoding SCP2 sterol-binding domain-containing protein, which translates to MSDYINEAVAAMNAKMPSGFDGSAKFDVTGEGSFVLDQDGARVDDSGADVTLSADVDTFRGIIDGDIDPTSAFMSGKLAIDGDMGVAMRLAQALA; encoded by the coding sequence ATGAGTGATTACATAAACGAGGCGGTCGCAGCAATGAACGCCAAGATGCCTTCGGGCTTTGACGGCAGCGCCAAGTTCGACGTGACCGGAGAGGGCAGTTTTGTTCTGGATCAGGATGGTGCCAGGGTTGACGATTCCGGCGCCGACGTCACGCTGAGCGCGGATGTGGATACTTTCCGCGGCATCATCGACGGTGATATTGACCCGACTTCGGCGTTTATGTCTGGCAAGCTGGCAATTGACGGCGATATGGGGGTCGCGATGCGACTGGCGCAGGCGCTGGCCTGA
- a CDS encoding alpha/beta fold hydrolase — MDLTPAPFLAELAQGPEGGRAVWIHADDGVRLRLGHFPAPPQAAGAEGSVLLFPGRTEYIEKYGRTATDLAKRGYHTLTVDWRGQGLADRLLDDPLTGHVQLFDDYQRDVAVMVAAAQALDLPRPWHLIAHSMGGCIGLRALMRGLPVEAAVFTGPMWGIRIAAIVRPAAWALGWSSARLGLGHRYTPGTKGLSYVVAEPFESNLLTTDPESYAHMRHQVNAEPGLRLGGPSLQWLHQALAECRALARLPSPALPCLTYVGTQERIVDIPRIRARMANWPGGRLIEVESAEHEVLMEGPALRARVTDEIVAHFVRSGHARTAVSA; from the coding sequence ATGGACCTGACGCCCGCCCCGTTTCTGGCCGAACTGGCCCAGGGACCCGAAGGCGGGCGCGCCGTCTGGATCCATGCCGACGACGGCGTTCGCCTGCGGTTGGGGCATTTTCCAGCCCCGCCGCAGGCAGCGGGTGCGGAGGGCAGCGTCCTGCTGTTCCCGGGACGCACGGAATATATTGAAAAATACGGCCGCACCGCCACTGATCTGGCAAAGCGCGGCTACCACACGCTGACCGTCGACTGGCGTGGGCAGGGTCTGGCGGATCGCCTGCTTGACGACCCGCTTACCGGGCATGTGCAGCTGTTCGATGACTACCAGCGCGATGTCGCCGTCATGGTCGCGGCGGCACAAGCGCTGGATCTGCCCCGCCCCTGGCACCTGATCGCCCACAGCATGGGCGGCTGTATCGGTCTGCGGGCGCTGATGCGCGGACTACCGGTCGAGGCAGCGGTGTTTACCGGCCCGATGTGGGGCATCCGCATCGCAGCTATCGTACGCCCCGCCGCCTGGGCACTGGGGTGGTCCAGCGCGCGGCTTGGGCTTGGCCATCGCTATACCCCGGGAACAAAAGGACTGAGCTATGTCGTTGCGGAACCGTTTGAAAGCAACCTGCTGACCACCGACCCTGAGAGTTACGCCCATATGCGCCATCAGGTTAACGCCGAGCCGGGGCTGCGACTGGGCGGCCCGTCACTGCAATGGCTGCATCAGGCACTGGCAGAATGTCGTGCCTTGGCGCGCCTGCCCTCGCCTGCTTTGCCTTGCCTGACTTATGTCGGCACGCAAGAGCGCATCGTCGACATCCCCCGGATCCGCGCCCGCATGGCCAACTGGCCCGGCGGGCGTCTGATTGAAGTGGAAAGTGCCGAACACGAGGTCCTGATGGAGGGCCCCGCCCTGCGCGCCCGCGTCACCGATGAGATCGTCGCGCATTTTGTCCGCTCAGGACATGCCAGAACCGCGGTTTCGGCCTGA